The Paenibacillus tianjinensis genome has a window encoding:
- the mutT gene encoding 8-oxo-dGTP diphosphatase MutT, with protein MRIEVAAAIIHNKEGQVLIARRKPGKAQAGLWEFPGGKLEAGEDAVQCLRRELMEEMRIAIRPYEALGSHEHDYGSVQITLVAWKAEYLGGEIALSDHDACRWVERGELAEYDFAPADIPFVERLRKELC; from the coding sequence ATGAGGATTGAAGTAGCGGCGGCGATTATCCATAATAAAGAAGGACAGGTACTGATCGCCCGGCGGAAACCAGGCAAAGCGCAGGCAGGACTGTGGGAATTCCCCGGAGGCAAGCTGGAAGCCGGCGAAGATGCCGTGCAGTGTCTGCGCAGAGAGCTAATGGAGGAAATGAGGATCGCCATCCGGCCTTATGAAGCATTAGGAAGCCATGAGCATGATTATGGCAGCGTACAGATTACACTGGTAGCCTGGAAGGCAGAGTATCTGGGCGGAGAGATTGCCTTGAGTGACCATGATGCCTGCAGATGGGTGGAGCGGGGCGAGCTGGCGGAATACGACTTTGCCCCGGCGGATATTCCTTTTGTAGAGCGCCTGAGGAAGGAGCTTTGCTGA
- a CDS encoding ADP-ribosylglycohydrolase family protein, whose product MTLNADRYQGCLHGLAVGDALGTTAEFKAPGTFAPLEDIIGGGVFGLQPGQWTDDTSMALCLAESLLSKQGFDPADQMQRYLKWFREGHLSSTGECFDIGNATRAALLQYEASGEAYSGSADPFAAGNGSIMRLAPVVMYYAAHPSDAIRYAADSSRTTHAAAECVSACRLLAAYILAGLHGWSKQEMLAPEAFGGWLQEDQLTPHILGIMNGSYKLKEPPEIQGSGYVVESLEAALWAFRNSASFAEGALLAVNLGNDADTTGAVYGQIAGAFYGLSGIPEHWISKLAMRELIADYAGRLFADETRDLGEK is encoded by the coding sequence ATGACTTTGAATGCGGATCGATATCAGGGGTGTCTGCATGGGCTGGCGGTAGGGGATGCGCTCGGAACCACGGCCGAATTCAAGGCCCCCGGCACCTTTGCACCGCTGGAGGATATCATAGGGGGCGGCGTCTTCGGCTTGCAGCCGGGACAGTGGACAGATGACACATCCATGGCACTATGCCTGGCGGAAAGCCTGCTCTCAAAGCAGGGATTTGATCCTGCAGACCAGATGCAGCGTTATTTGAAATGGTTCCGTGAGGGGCATCTGAGCAGCACCGGGGAATGCTTTGACATCGGCAATGCTACGCGGGCGGCGCTGCTTCAATATGAAGCGAGCGGAGAGGCCTACAGCGGTTCGGCCGATCCGTTTGCTGCGGGGAATGGCTCGATTATGCGGCTGGCTCCTGTCGTCATGTATTACGCTGCTCATCCTTCGGATGCCATCCGGTATGCGGCCGACAGCTCCAGAACGACACATGCCGCAGCGGAATGTGTCAGCGCCTGCCGTCTGCTGGCGGCCTATATTCTCGCCGGACTGCACGGGTGGAGCAAACAGGAGATGCTGGCCCCGGAGGCTTTCGGCGGCTGGCTGCAGGAGGATCAGCTGACACCGCATATTCTGGGCATTATGAATGGCTCTTACAAGCTTAAGGAACCGCCTGAAATTCAAGGCTCCGGGTATGTGGTGGAATCGCTGGAAGCGGCGCTGTGGGCGTTCCGCAACTCTGCCAGCTTTGCCGAAGGTGCGCTGCTCGCTGTCAATCTGGGCAATGATGCCGATACGACCGGGGCGGTCTACGGCCAGATTGCCGGAGCCTTTTACGGATTAAGCGGCATCCCGGAGCACTGGATTTCCAAACTTGCGATGCGCGAGCTGATTGCTGACTATGCAGGAAGATTGTTTGCGGATGAAACAAGGGACCTTGGGGAAAAGTAG
- the thyX gene encoding FAD-dependent thymidylate synthase has protein sequence MLINVLDKGYVRLVNHMGSDLTVVNAARVSYAKQSDELSDKDIRLIQFLAREGHTSPFRHAVIQLEIYAPLMVARQWWKYVVGSAHYEGTGDSLEAWNESSRRYITEEPAFYLPSGGEWRSAPENSKQGSGSLISWELGAKYTKELMDYTELGMQKYEAALADGICAEQARLFLPAYGLYVRWYWTASLQSAAHFLQQRLEHDAQKEIQDYAKAILSIVKTLFPVTVEELLSR, from the coding sequence ATGTTAATCAATGTGCTCGATAAAGGATATGTCCGGCTGGTTAATCATATGGGCAGCGATCTGACTGTTGTGAATGCAGCGCGGGTCTCCTATGCCAAACAATCGGATGAACTGAGTGATAAAGACATCCGGCTGATTCAGTTTCTGGCCCGGGAAGGGCACACTTCACCCTTTAGGCATGCTGTAATCCAGCTTGAGATCTATGCTCCGCTGATGGTAGCAAGACAGTGGTGGAAGTATGTGGTGGGCTCAGCCCATTATGAAGGCACCGGCGACAGTCTGGAGGCCTGGAATGAATCCAGCCGCAGGTATATTACGGAGGAACCTGCCTTTTATCTGCCTTCGGGCGGGGAGTGGCGGAGTGCACCGGAGAATTCCAAGCAGGGCAGCGGCAGCCTGATCTCTTGGGAGCTTGGAGCGAAATACACGAAGGAGCTGATGGACTACACTGAACTCGGCATGCAAAAATACGAAGCAGCCCTGGCGGACGGCATCTGCGCCGAACAGGCAAGGCTGTTTCTTCCAGCTTACGGACTTTATGTCCGCTGGTACTGGACGGCTTCGCTGCAATCCGCTGCCCACTTTCTCCAGCAGCGGCTGGAACATGACGCCCAGAAGGAAATCCAGGATTATGCCAAAGCCATACTCAGCATAGTGAAGACATTATTCCCGGTAACTGTGGAAGAATTGTTATCCCGCTAA
- a CDS encoding alpha/beta-type small acid-soluble spore protein encodes MARRNRKYAVPGAAQGMQTFKADVMRREGYTVDPNHPDDVKYEVAKELGIPLQPGNNGGLTTESAGHIGGKIGGSMVREMIRLAQEQLAEKGNS; translated from the coding sequence ATGGCAAGAAGAAACCGGAAATATGCAGTACCGGGAGCAGCACAGGGAATGCAGACCTTCAAAGCGGATGTAATGAGGCGTGAAGGGTATACCGTTGATCCAAACCACCCGGACGATGTGAAATATGAAGTCGCCAAGGAGCTGGGCATTCCCCTTCAGCCGGGCAATAATGGCGGTTTGACTACGGAATCTGCCGGTCATATCGGCGGCAAAATCGGCGGCTCCATGGTCCGCGAAATGATCCGCCTTGCCCAGGAGCAGCTCGCGGAGAAGGGGAATTCTTAG
- a CDS encoding NUDIX hydrolase: MLLRQMAVAFLFNEAGEVLFLQKKSASRFLGGYLVPIGGHLEDGEYNDPRRACIREIEEETGLTERAVQGLTLRYIVHRNKGDQEIRVQYVFMGSVSADNGLAPSEEGELLWIDNSKLAGLEVTASTRAIMEHYLETGIHNKRIYTGTMYPLQGEPAVGWNVLEGWEDK; the protein is encoded by the coding sequence ATGCTGCTCAGACAAATGGCCGTGGCTTTTTTATTTAATGAAGCGGGGGAAGTGTTATTTCTGCAAAAAAAGTCCGCAAGCCGGTTTCTTGGCGGATATTTGGTCCCTATCGGAGGGCATTTGGAGGACGGGGAATACAATGACCCGAGGCGTGCCTGCATAAGAGAGATTGAGGAAGAGACCGGATTAACGGAGCGGGCAGTCCAGGGTCTGACGCTTCGGTACATCGTTCACCGGAATAAGGGTGATCAGGAAATCCGAGTACAATACGTGTTTATGGGAAGTGTATCCGCAGACAACGGACTGGCCCCAAGTGAGGAAGGAGAGCTGCTATGGATAGATAACAGCAAGCTTGCCGGGCTGGAAGTGACCGCGTCTACGAGAGCTATTATGGAGCATTATCTGGAGACAGGAATACATAACAAGCGGATTTATACGGGAACAATGTACCCGCTGCAGGGAGAGCCTGCGGTGGGCTGGAATGTGCTTGAAGGCTGGGAGGACAAGTGA
- the infC gene encoding translation initiation factor IF-3, producing the protein MAVFMNEQIRASEVVLTGLRGEKLGIVSREEALGMARTQGADLVCTSLMSSPPPCSLMAKGKAKAAAQKEAASARKAAPGQAAGKSGGKEKVKELRFTAHIEEHDYETKLRQADKHLRSGKPVQLVVQASGAKEAAAAKTVLERLVADLKEAGVKETGLQTGGKGSKVKLNPR; encoded by the coding sequence ATGGCAGTATTCATGAATGAACAAATCAGAGCATCCGAGGTTGTGCTCACCGGACTAAGAGGCGAGAAGCTCGGTATAGTCTCCAGAGAGGAGGCACTGGGGATGGCCCGGACCCAAGGGGCGGATCTGGTCTGCACCTCGCTGATGAGCAGCCCCCCGCCCTGCAGCCTGATGGCCAAAGGCAAAGCAAAGGCAGCCGCGCAGAAGGAAGCCGCTTCGGCACGCAAGGCAGCCCCCGGACAGGCAGCCGGAAAGAGCGGTGGCAAGGAGAAGGTCAAGGAGCTGCGCTTCACCGCGCATATCGAGGAGCATGATTACGAGACGAAGCTGCGCCAGGCGGACAAGCACCTGCGCTCCGGCAAGCCGGTGCAGCTGGTTGTGCAGGCCTCCGGCGCCAAGGAAGCCGCCGCGGCCAAGACCGTGCTTGAGCGGCTGGTCGCCGACCTCAAGGAAGCCGGAGTCAAGGAAACCGGCCTCCAGACCGGCGGCAAAGGCTCGAAAGTGAAGTTGAATCCGCGCTGA
- a CDS encoding nucleoside triphosphate pyrophosphohydrolase: MTEYFKLVRDGIPALIASQGKTCATRILDTEEYIEALRAKLREEAEEYFREEQDDHALEELADMLEVIQALAVIHGGDSERLEAIRAEKAERRGGFKDRILLLQTEGAAADVQK, from the coding sequence TTGACCGAGTATTTCAAGCTTGTAAGAGATGGTATTCCGGCGCTGATTGCATCGCAGGGGAAGACCTGTGCCACCAGAATACTGGATACTGAGGAATACATAGAGGCACTGCGTGCGAAGCTGCGCGAGGAAGCAGAGGAGTACTTCAGGGAAGAACAGGACGACCATGCGCTCGAGGAACTGGCAGATATGCTTGAGGTCATCCAGGCATTAGCTGTAATCCATGGCGGAGACAGTGAGAGGCTGGAGGCGATCCGTGCGGAGAAGGCAGAGCGCCGCGGCGGATTCAAGGACCGTATTTTGCTGCTTCAGACAGAAGGGGCTGCAGCTGATGTTCAAAAATAA
- a CDS encoding WecB/TagA/CpsF family glycosyltransferase has protein sequence MGNSVSILGVPFSKLTLEETTLYLAEQIRKERSGLFHLITANPEITLASQSDELLREIIRAADLVVPDGIGIVLAAKRKGEPIPERVTGYDLLLRLLEKGNERGWSFYFLGTDEQTSGQAVERISRTYPQVKLAGRHHGFFSPEEEPGIIAEIQLSKPDVLILAMGAPYSDKWLHRHKQELSGVKLVFGVGGSLDVISGKVKPAPAVWKKLNLEWAHRLLFAPVAKGQKSRWRRQAALPKFVYRTIIRK, from the coding sequence ATGGGGAATTCTGTTTCGATTTTGGGCGTACCGTTTTCCAAGCTGACGCTTGAGGAGACGACACTGTATCTGGCTGAGCAGATCCGCAAGGAACGCTCCGGCCTGTTTCACCTGATCACAGCCAATCCGGAAATTACGCTCGCCAGCCAGTCCGATGAGCTGCTGCGGGAAATTATCCGCGCTGCGGATCTTGTTGTTCCGGACGGAATTGGAATTGTGCTGGCAGCCAAAAGAAAGGGTGAGCCCATCCCTGAACGGGTGACCGGGTATGACCTTTTGCTGCGGCTGCTGGAGAAGGGGAACGAGCGGGGCTGGAGCTTTTATTTTCTGGGAACAGACGAGCAGACGAGCGGACAAGCTGTGGAGAGGATTTCCCGCACCTATCCGCAGGTAAAGCTTGCCGGCAGGCATCATGGATTTTTCAGTCCGGAGGAAGAGCCGGGGATTATTGCGGAGATTCAGCTCAGCAAACCGGATGTACTTATTCTCGCTATGGGTGCACCCTATTCGGATAAGTGGCTGCATAGACACAAACAAGAGCTTAGCGGGGTCAAGCTGGTGTTTGGTGTCGGCGGCAGTCTGGATGTTATCTCGGGGAAAGTGAAGCCTGCACCGGCGGTGTGGAAAAAGCTTAATCTGGAGTGGGCCCACCGGCTGTTGTTCGCACCTGTAGCCAAAGGCCAGAAATCACGCTGGCGCAGACAGGCTGCACTGCCCAAATTTGTCTACCGAACGATCATCCGAAAATAA
- a CDS encoding DUF1648 domain-containing protein produces the protein MFKNKMTFTLSSIAAIIPVLLYMYLYREMPDFVPIHYNGEVADRFVDKGSYEVLLVSLFGWLSFGFIRLLQLLLRRLFLRSYIENLALNHQIWNAATLLVTVGFSVISVFALLAMV, from the coding sequence ATGTTCAAAAATAAAATGACGTTCACCTTAAGCAGTATCGCTGCCATCATTCCTGTTTTGCTATATATGTATCTTTACCGGGAGATGCCCGATTTTGTACCTATTCATTACAATGGTGAGGTGGCGGACCGGTTTGTGGACAAAGGGAGCTACGAGGTCCTATTAGTGAGTTTATTCGGCTGGCTCAGCTTCGGGTTCATCCGGCTGCTTCAGCTGCTGCTGCGAAGGCTGTTCCTCCGCAGCTATATTGAGAATCTCGCGCTGAATCACCAGATCTGGAACGCCGCTACGCTTCTGGTGACGGTCGGATTTTCTGTAATAAGCGTGTTTGCGCTGCTGGCTATGGTCTGA
- the ltrA gene encoding group II intron reverse transcriptase/maturase has protein sequence MRSHEVQRQQNISQESLRQREAVKPPGYAGAPSSSSAQIAPSSREAESNLLERMLEGDNLRLAYKRVVQNGGAPGVDNVTVANLQAYLKTHWESVKAELLAGAYRPASVKRVEIPKPGGGVRLLGIPTVMDRFLQQALLQVMNPIFDAEFSWYSYGFRPGKSAHDAVKQAQRYIQSGLRWVIDLDLEKFFDRINHDMLMARVARKVTDKRVLILIRAYLNAGVMVNGKLERSREGTPQGGPLSPLLANILLDDLDKELAGRGLRFVRYADDCNIFVASKRAGERVMESVSRFVEGKLKLKVNRDKSAVARPWHRKFLGFSFLSQKQATIRLAPKTISRFKERIRELTNRTWSISMEERIRQVNRYVMGWLGYFHLASAKKHLQTLDQWIRRRLRMCLWKQWKRVRTRIRELRALGVPEWACFTMANSRRGAWEMSRNTNNALPTSYWEGKGLKSLLSRYLELC, from the coding sequence ATGCGTTCGCATGAAGTGCAAAGACAGCAGAATATCTCGCAAGAGAGCTTACGGCAAAGAGAAGCGGTGAAGCCGCCAGGGTATGCCGGAGCGCCGAGTTCTTCGTCGGCACAAATCGCCCCTTCCTCTCGCGAAGCAGAGAGCAACTTGCTGGAGCGAATGCTCGAAGGAGACAACCTTCGGCTCGCGTATAAACGAGTGGTACAAAACGGAGGAGCGCCCGGTGTGGACAATGTAACGGTAGCGAATCTACAAGCTTATTTGAAAACACATTGGGAATCGGTGAAAGCCGAACTTCTAGCGGGGGCTTACAGACCTGCGTCAGTCAAACGGGTGGAAATCCCCAAACCCGGAGGCGGTGTAAGGCTACTAGGCATCCCAACCGTTATGGACCGTTTTCTCCAGCAGGCGCTTCTACAAGTCATGAACCCGATCTTTGACGCAGAGTTCTCCTGGTATAGCTATGGCTTTCGACCGGGGAAAAGTGCACATGACGCCGTGAAACAAGCGCAAAGATATATCCAAAGTGGCCTCCGGTGGGTCATAGACCTCGATCTGGAGAAATTCTTTGACCGGATAAACCACGACATGCTGATGGCAAGAGTGGCGCGGAAAGTGACAGACAAAAGAGTACTGATCCTGATTCGTGCGTATCTGAACGCCGGAGTTATGGTGAACGGAAAGCTGGAACGTAGCCGGGAAGGAACGCCCCAAGGCGGTCCGCTCAGTCCGCTTTTGGCAAACATTCTACTGGACGATCTGGATAAGGAATTGGCCGGACGCGGGCTGCGTTTTGTACGCTATGCGGACGACTGTAATATCTTTGTGGCGAGTAAACGAGCGGGCGAACGGGTCATGGAATCGGTTAGCCGATTTGTAGAAGGAAAGCTGAAACTGAAAGTGAACCGGGATAAAAGTGCGGTAGCAAGACCGTGGCACCGAAAGTTCTTAGGTTTCAGTTTCCTGAGTCAGAAGCAGGCAACGATTCGATTAGCTCCGAAAACAATCTCGCGATTCAAGGAAAGAATCCGTGAACTAACGAATCGAACGTGGTCCATTTCCATGGAAGAGCGAATTCGCCAAGTGAACCGGTATGTGATGGGGTGGCTTGGCTATTTCCATCTGGCGTCGGCGAAGAAACACCTCCAAACGCTGGACCAATGGATTCGGAGGAGGCTGCGAATGTGCCTGTGGAAACAATGGAAACGAGTGCGCACACGAATCCGCGAACTCCGGGCGCTTGGGGTGCCCGAGTGGGCCTGTTTCACAATGGCAAACTCACGGCGAGGCGCATGGGAAATGTCCCGGAACACAAATAATGCCCTTCCCACTTCCTACTGGGAAGGGAAAGGGCTGAAAAGTTTGCTTTCACGTTACTTGGAGCTTTGTTAA
- a CDS encoding Gfo/Idh/MocA family protein, with product MPMDNAYKVKWGILSTGWIAHQFATDLAHASNGIAYAVGSRTQESADEFAKNHGIPVAYATYEELVNDPEVDAIYIGTPHPFHKQNALLALRAGKAVLCEKPFTVNSGELEEVVAYAREHKLFLMEAMWSRYIPANVKVREWIAAGKIGDVRLVQADLGFRADWNPESRLLNPALGGGALLDVGIYPISFASMVLGPHPESVSSTVHIGETGVDEHFSLLLSYGGGKSASLNGGIRLKLLEEAHVFGTEGHIIVKGTLVNPRAAELYIGGELAETFEDDRASVGYSFEAEEVGRCLQAGLTESPVMTLDESVAILKLLDQVRAQWGLKYPGEQ from the coding sequence ATGCCAATGGATAACGCTTACAAGGTGAAATGGGGAATTCTCAGCACCGGCTGGATTGCCCACCAGTTCGCAACGGATCTGGCCCATGCCAGTAACGGTATTGCTTACGCTGTCGGATCACGCACCCAGGAAAGCGCGGATGAATTCGCTAAGAATCACGGCATTCCCGTCGCCTATGCTACTTACGAAGAACTGGTGAACGACCCGGAGGTGGATGCCATCTATATCGGGACGCCGCATCCGTTCCATAAACAGAACGCCCTGCTGGCCCTGCGCGCCGGCAAGGCTGTGCTGTGTGAGAAGCCGTTCACGGTGAACAGCGGGGAGCTGGAAGAAGTCGTGGCCTATGCCCGCGAGCATAAGCTGTTCCTGATGGAGGCCATGTGGAGCCGCTATATCCCGGCTAACGTCAAAGTCAGAGAGTGGATTGCTGCAGGGAAGATTGGGGACGTCCGCCTGGTCCAGGCAGACCTTGGCTTCCGCGCCGACTGGAATCCGGAAAGCCGCCTGCTGAATCCGGCGCTGGGCGGCGGAGCATTGCTGGATGTCGGCATCTATCCGATATCCTTCGCTTCCATGGTTTTAGGGCCTCATCCTGAGTCCGTATCCAGTACGGTACATATCGGTGAGACCGGGGTGGATGAGCATTTCTCACTGCTGTTGTCCTATGGCGGCGGAAAAAGCGCTTCGCTTAACGGGGGAATCCGGCTCAAGCTGCTGGAGGAAGCTCATGTATTCGGAACCGAGGGCCATATTATTGTGAAAGGCACGCTGGTGAATCCGCGTGCGGCCGAGCTGTATATCGGCGGTGAACTGGCAGAGACCTTTGAGGATGACCGTGCTTCTGTCGGCTATTCGTTTGAGGCGGAGGAAGTGGGCCGCTGTCTGCAGGCCGGTCTGACGGAAAGTCCGGTTATGACGCTGGATGAATCCGTAGCGATTCTGAAGCTGCTGGATCAGGTCCGGGCACAGTGGGGACTTAAGTATCCTGGCGAACAATAA
- a CDS encoding aminoglycoside N(3)-acetyltransferase: MSMEQEPRVIFTRDELISQFKSCGVKEGQHLLVHTSLSKLGFVVGGAETLIRALLEIVGPEGTIMMPSQTWKNLDPATGVHWEAPAEWWPVIREHWPAYDKEVTPAIGMGVAAEMLRKWPGAQRSDHPARSVAAVGKYASYLTENHDLSNIFGEGSPLDKLYRLNGSVLLVGVGHDKNTSLHLAETRASFPGKQTVNESSAVMVDGKREWITYPTQAVDDSDFVQLGTAYEEEMKLTVHRIGNAEVRLLEQRPLVDWATAWMERHRA, encoded by the coding sequence ATGAGTATGGAGCAGGAACCAAGAGTAATTTTCACCAGGGATGAGTTAATCAGTCAATTCAAAAGCTGCGGAGTCAAAGAAGGACAGCACCTGCTTGTTCATACCTCTCTCAGCAAACTGGGGTTTGTCGTTGGCGGAGCGGAGACTCTTATCCGGGCTCTTCTGGAAATCGTCGGGCCTGAGGGCACTATAATGATGCCTTCGCAGACGTGGAAGAATCTCGATCCCGCTACTGGTGTGCATTGGGAAGCGCCAGCAGAATGGTGGCCCGTCATCCGGGAGCATTGGCCGGCGTATGACAAAGAGGTCACCCCGGCTATCGGCATGGGCGTTGCCGCCGAAATGCTCCGCAAATGGCCGGGGGCCCAAAGATCAGATCATCCTGCCCGTTCTGTTGCAGCGGTCGGCAAATATGCGTCCTACCTTACGGAGAATCACGATCTGAGCAATATTTTTGGCGAGGGCTCTCCCTTGGATAAGCTCTACCGCTTGAATGGCTCTGTGCTCCTGGTCGGTGTCGGCCATGACAAGAACACTTCACTGCATTTAGCGGAGACCCGTGCTTCCTTCCCCGGCAAACAAACGGTCAATGAGAGTAGCGCAGTGATGGTAGACGGCAAGCGGGAGTGGATTACATACCCCACCCAGGCCGTGGACGACAGCGATTTTGTCCAGTTAGGAACCGCATACGAGGAAGAAATGAAGCTAACCGTTCATCGCATCGGCAACGCTGAGGTCCGGCTGCTGGAACAGCGTCCGCTCGTCGACTGGGCAACGGCCTGGATGGAGCGGCATCGGGCTTAA
- the helD gene encoding RNA polymerase recycling motor HelD has product MINANDWQQEQDRLELVEERLRAAISGLEPEVTGLHEQAADIRKRFWEEVTVNTSTHEDFEETFYSIRQQEAMLSERERSHRLRLQRYRSMQRLLPSPYFGRIDFREDGFSGSEQIYIGVASFADEDGMSFLVYDWRTPIASMYYDYSPGAAAYETPGGSITGEMILKRQYQIRGAELHNVFDTSLTIGDELLQQVLGKGADNQMKSIVATIQKEQNAIIRDDKSRMLIVQGAAGSGKTSAALQRVAYLLYKHRGRIRADQIVLFSPNPMFNSYVSTVLPELGEENMQQTTFQEYLAYLLGSAFRLEDPFEQIEYAMNPASASGYEARMNGMRYKASEAFLHALQNYALWLGKEGMLFRSITFRGRELITAEKMKMQFYSYDSSIRLANRVALLQEWLLRELASLELKEQEEPWVQDELDYLDNEQYAEAYSALLKKVQRETVVFDFTQEYVEQYGDLRGQEQGEENVFDFGLQQEELLQRMIVKEHFKPLKREIKRFMFVDVTGLYSQLFGEEAAYRTMTDEAGVPDHWTEICRQTREKLGHSELFYEDATPFLYLKELLEGVRTNTVVRHLFVDEGQDYSPFQYAYLKRLFPRARMTVLGDFGQAIFPQATNLHEADSPLIRLHGEEDTSLIRLVRSYRSTREIVEFTKSMLPGEEIVPFDRHGSKPCLARTGGGAARAERILEDVAALQAEGYDSIAIITKTAAESHEAYEALTAQGPGALRLITKETLTFEKGTLVIPAYLAKGVEFDAVLIYDASSQTYHRESERKLFYTACTRAMHRLMLYTTADWTPYLQAADASLYDVGSLERL; this is encoded by the coding sequence ATGATTAACGCGAACGATTGGCAGCAGGAACAGGACCGGTTGGAGCTGGTTGAAGAAAGGCTGCGGGCGGCAATCAGCGGACTAGAGCCGGAGGTAACCGGACTGCACGAGCAGGCGGCGGATATCCGCAAGCGGTTCTGGGAGGAAGTTACGGTTAATACCAGCACCCACGAGGATTTCGAAGAGACCTTCTATAGCATCAGGCAGCAGGAGGCGATGCTGTCTGAACGGGAACGGAGTCACCGGCTGCGCCTGCAGCGCTACAGAAGCATGCAGCGGCTGCTGCCGTCCCCCTATTTCGGACGGATTGACTTTCGGGAGGACGGTTTCAGCGGCAGTGAGCAAATATACATCGGCGTAGCCTCTTTTGCCGATGAGGATGGTATGAGCTTTCTGGTATACGACTGGCGGACGCCTATTGCAAGCATGTACTACGATTATTCCCCCGGGGCAGCCGCTTACGAAACGCCCGGCGGTTCAATTACGGGCGAGATGATATTGAAGCGGCAGTATCAGATCCGCGGCGCAGAGCTCCACAATGTGTTCGATACGAGTCTCACAATCGGTGACGAATTGCTTCAGCAGGTGCTCGGCAAAGGTGCAGATAACCAAATGAAGAGCATCGTGGCAACGATTCAGAAGGAGCAAAATGCGATTATCCGTGACGACAAGAGCCGTATGCTCATTGTGCAGGGAGCAGCCGGGAGCGGCAAGACGTCAGCTGCACTGCAGCGGGTGGCCTACTTGCTCTATAAGCACCGCGGCCGGATCCGGGCCGATCAGATTGTGCTTTTCTCGCCGAATCCGATGTTTAACAGCTATGTATCCACAGTGCTTCCCGAGCTGGGTGAGGAAAACATGCAGCAGACGACCTTTCAGGAATATCTTGCCTACTTGCTGGGCTCGGCGTTCCGGCTGGAGGACCCATTCGAGCAGATCGAATATGCCATGAATCCAGCGTCTGCCTCCGGGTACGAAGCACGAATGAACGGGATGCGATATAAGGCCTCTGAAGCTTTCCTGCATGCTCTCCAGAATTACGCATTATGGCTCGGGAAGGAAGGTATGTTATTCCGCAGTATCACTTTCCGGGGCCGCGAGCTGATTACCGCAGAGAAGATGAAAATGCAGTTTTACAGCTACGACAGCTCCATCCGCCTGGCTAACCGAGTTGCATTGCTGCAGGAATGGCTGCTCCGGGAGCTGGCTTCGCTTGAGCTTAAGGAGCAAGAAGAGCCGTGGGTTCAGGATGAGCTTGATTATCTCGACAACGAGCAATATGCCGAAGCTTACAGCGCCCTGCTCAAGAAAGTTCAGCGGGAAACCGTTGTCTTTGATTTTACTCAGGAGTATGTGGAACAATATGGAGACCTTCGCGGACAGGAGCAGGGAGAAGAGAATGTCTTCGACTTCGGACTTCAGCAAGAAGAACTGCTGCAGCGGATGATTGTGAAGGAACATTTCAAACCGCTGAAACGGGAAATCAAACGGTTCATGTTCGTAGATGTGACCGGGCTCTATAGCCAGTTGTTTGGAGAGGAGGCTGCTTACCGGACGATGACGGATGAGGCCGGGGTACCTGATCATTGGACTGAAATCTGCAGGCAGACGAGAGAGAAGCTGGGACACAGCGAGCTTTTCTATGAGGATGCAACCCCGTTCCTGTATTTAAAAGAACTCTTGGAGGGTGTACGGACGAACACAGTGGTAAGGCATTTGTTTGTCGATGAAGGCCAGGATTATTCGCCCTTCCAATATGCTTATCTCAAACGGCTGTTTCCCCGCGCGCGGATGACCGTGCTGGGCGATTTCGGCCAGGCGATTTTTCCCCAGGCCACGAATCTGCATGAGGCGGATTCCCCGCTGATCCGGCTGCATGGCGAAGAAGACACAAGCCTGATCCGGCTTGTCCGGAGCTACCGCTCAACACGGGAGATTGTCGAATTCACGAAGTCCATGCTCCCGGGCGAAGAGATTGTGCCGTTCGACAGACACGGCAGTAAGCCGTGTCTCGCGCGGACCGGCGGGGGCGCCGCGCGGGCGGAACGGATCCTTGAAGATGTCGCAGCACTCCAGGCAGAGGGCTACGACTCCATCGCCATCATTACGAAGACCGCTGCGGAAAGTCACGAGGCTTATGAAGCATTGACGGCGCAAGGCCCGGGGGCACTGCGGCTTATTACGAAGGAGACCCTTACCTTTGAAAAGGGGACGCTGGTTATCCCCGCATATCTTGCCAAAGGAGTAGAATTTGACGCTGTGCTCATCTATGATGCTTCTTCGCAGACGTATCACCGGGAGAGCGAAAGGAAGCTGTTTTACACCGCATGCACGCGGGCGATGCACCGTCTAATGCTGTACACCACAGCGGACTGGACACCTTATCTCCAGGCAGCGGATGCTTCGTTGTATGATGTGGGTTCTTTGGAACGGTTATAA